The following coding sequences are from one Oryzisolibacter sp. LB2S window:
- a CDS encoding helix-turn-helix domain-containing protein, with amino-acid sequence MNTSNLNHVLGEQLIDVRQAALMFNLPSYWLSQAKERQERRIPHYRVGKLVRFKPNELEAWIAAQQTSHEGGADA; translated from the coding sequence ATGAATACCTCGAATTTGAATCACGTACTGGGCGAGCAGCTGATCGACGTGCGCCAGGCTGCACTGATGTTCAATCTGCCGTCGTATTGGCTCTCACAAGCCAAGGAGCGACAGGAGCGTCGCATTCCGCATTACCGCGTTGGCAAATTGGTTCGCTTCAAACCCAACGAGCTGGAAGCCTGGATCGCTGCGCAGCAGACGTCACACGAGGGTGGTGCCGATGCTTGA
- a CDS encoding DUF6511 domain-containing protein produces the protein MKCWVCKRQARGFGHTDNRHGVGHPRRYPIDWVFCSQRCQNAFHALYGNWLRVKEGRVDSKEVVMIDPSDVELAAMKRCLKAFGEAAGEIGFTKPLGDYSEAEALQVIDAIVTCYTEAMVAHHEASKYPPVRGMTPAPDPLANPFADLEDDLPWEEPKGKKP, from the coding sequence ATGAAATGCTGGGTCTGCAAACGACAGGCCCGGGGGTTCGGCCACACCGACAACCGTCACGGTGTCGGCCATCCCCGGCGCTATCCCATCGACTGGGTGTTCTGCTCGCAACGCTGCCAAAACGCGTTTCACGCGCTGTACGGCAACTGGCTGCGGGTCAAGGAAGGTCGCGTCGACAGCAAGGAGGTCGTCATGATCGATCCGTCTGATGTCGAACTGGCCGCGATGAAGAGGTGCCTCAAGGCCTTCGGCGAGGCCGCGGGCGAGATTGGCTTCACCAAGCCGCTGGGCGACTACTCCGAAGCCGAGGCGCTGCAAGTGATCGACGCCATCGTCACTTGCTACACCGAGGCAATGGTGGCGCACCACGAGGCGAGCAAGTATCCGCCGGTACGCGGCATGACGCCTGCGCCCGACCCTCTGGCCAACCCGTTCGCGGATCTGGAGGACGACCTGCCCTGGGAAGAGCCGAAGGGGAAGAAGCCATGA
- a CDS encoding ATP-binding protein, whose amino-acid sequence MSLPIISAQQRLAERKGVKLLMLGKSGIGKTTRLKDLDPATTLFLDIEAGDLAVADWPGDTIRPASWPESRDFFVFLAGPDKSLPPESAFSQAHYDHVIEKFGNPTQLDRYQTFFLDSITQLSRQCFAWCKTQPGATSDRSGKPDLRAAYGLLGQEMIGALTHLQHARGKNVVFVAILDERLDDYNRKVFVPQIEGSKTSLELPGIVDEVVTLAEIKAEDGSTYRAFVTHTVNPYGFPAKDRSGRLDLLEPPHLGALIAKCAGQSPLPMPGSTGIPTAANTTESKE is encoded by the coding sequence ATGTCCCTCCCGATCATTTCCGCGCAGCAGCGCTTGGCCGAACGCAAGGGTGTGAAATTGCTGATGCTGGGCAAGTCCGGCATCGGCAAGACCACCCGGCTCAAAGACCTCGACCCTGCCACCACCTTGTTCCTCGACATCGAGGCGGGCGACCTCGCCGTGGCCGACTGGCCGGGCGACACCATCCGCCCGGCCTCGTGGCCGGAAAGCCGCGACTTTTTCGTGTTCCTCGCAGGCCCGGACAAGTCACTGCCGCCGGAGAGCGCGTTCTCGCAGGCGCATTACGACCACGTCATCGAGAAATTTGGCAACCCGACGCAGCTCGACCGCTACCAGACCTTCTTTCTCGACTCGATCACGCAGCTGTCCCGGCAGTGCTTCGCATGGTGCAAGACGCAACCCGGTGCCACCAGCGACCGTTCCGGCAAACCCGATCTGCGCGCCGCATATGGCCTGCTTGGCCAGGAAATGATCGGCGCACTGACTCATCTGCAGCACGCCCGCGGCAAGAACGTGGTGTTCGTCGCCATCCTCGACGAACGTCTCGACGACTACAACCGCAAGGTGTTCGTGCCGCAGATCGAAGGCAGCAAAACCAGCCTGGAGCTGCCCGGCATCGTCGACGAGGTCGTGACGCTGGCCGAGATCAAGGCCGAGGACGGCAGTACCTACCGCGCCTTCGTCACCCACACCGTCAATCCCTACGGCTTTCCAGCCAAAGACCGCAGCGGTCGCCTCGACCTGCTGGAGCCGCCGCATCTCGGCGCACTGATCGCCAAGTGCGCAGGCCAGTCGCCATTGCCCATGCCCGGCAGCACCGGCATCCCCACCGCAGCAAACACCACCGAATCCAAGGAGTAA
- a CDS encoding BRO family protein encodes MSAILPFQFEAHAVRVQVDELGQPWFNATDVCDALEMGNPSQAIKSHVDAEDLQKLETLTAGGRQRQNHVNESGLYALILGSTKDAAKRFKRWITGEVLPAIRKTGAYSAAATMAALPAPTQDRVTAILLIGEAVAKVPGVKTGIAMAATLTCIQENTGLTTEVLRRALPAANEPICSLNATQLGKLLSRSAKATNQLLASGGLQFRNDRDEWELTEAGEAWAEAMPYSRNGHSGYQILWNPAVAEQLKEVA; translated from the coding sequence ATGAGCGCGATCCTTCCCTTCCAGTTCGAAGCGCACGCCGTGCGCGTCCAGGTCGATGAACTCGGGCAGCCGTGGTTCAACGCCACCGATGTCTGCGACGCCCTGGAGATGGGCAATCCGTCTCAGGCGATTAAGTCCCACGTCGATGCCGAGGATCTCCAAAAATTGGAGACCCTTACGGCGGGTGGCCGTCAACGCCAAAACCACGTCAACGAGTCGGGGCTTTACGCCCTGATCCTCGGCAGCACCAAGGATGCCGCCAAGCGTTTCAAGCGCTGGATCACCGGTGAAGTGCTGCCTGCAATCCGCAAGACAGGCGCGTATTCCGCCGCCGCCACGATGGCCGCCTTGCCCGCGCCGACCCAAGATCGCGTCACCGCCATCCTGCTGATCGGCGAGGCGGTCGCCAAGGTACCGGGCGTCAAGACCGGCATTGCAATGGCTGCCACGTTGACCTGCATTCAGGAAAACACCGGCCTGACCACGGAAGTGCTGCGCCGCGCTTTGCCTGCCGCCAACGAGCCTATCTGCTCGCTCAACGCCACACAGCTCGGCAAATTGCTGAGTCGCTCAGCCAAAGCCACGAACCAGTTGCTGGCATCCGGCGGCCTTCAGTTCCGCAACGACCGGGACGAGTGGGAGCTGACCGAGGCCGGTGAAGCATGGGCCGAAGCCATGCCGTACTCGCGCAACGGCCACAGCGGCTACCAGATCCTCTGGAATCCCGCGGTCGCGGAACAACTGAAGGAGGTGGCGTGA
- a CDS encoding helix-turn-helix domain-containing protein, which yields MQTPTSGIPRSPQQAINTMSPGDRRVLNENELAQRWGVSPKTLQRWRSEGRGPRYLKLSKRVGYPVDAILEFEREALHDSTSERAAV from the coding sequence ATGCAGACACCAACCAGCGGTATCCCCCGGTCGCCACAGCAGGCGATCAACACCATGTCACCCGGTGATCGCCGCGTGCTCAACGAGAACGAGCTCGCGCAACGATGGGGCGTGAGCCCCAAGACTTTGCAGCGCTGGCGCAGTGAGGGTCGCGGTCCACGCTACCTGAAGCTGTCCAAGCGTGTCGGCTACCCGGTCGACGCGATCCTCGAGTTTGAGCGTGAAGCGCTGCACGACTCGACATCCGAACGCGCGGCGGTTTGA
- a CDS encoding recombinase family protein, with protein sequence MSSVRRNQTPAVTPKKRCAVYTRKSTDEGLDQEYNSLEAQRDAGLAFIASQRHEGWIAVDDGYDDGGYSGGNMERPGLRRLMIDIEAGKIDTVVVYKIDRLTRSLPDFAKLVEVFDRNGVSFVAVTQQFNTTTSMGRLTLNILLSFAQFEREVTGERIRDKIAASKAKGMWMGGVPPLGYDVVERKLVINEREAALVRDIFRRYAEHGSAARLVRELEIEGHTTKAWVTQSGRERLGRSIDQQYLFTLLRNRIYLGEICNHETWYSGQHDPIITQELWDAAHAFIERRKQAPREHRAKHPALLAGLLFAPDGQRMLHSFVKKKNGRQYRYYVPYLHKRRNAGASLAPHTPDVGHLPAAEIEDAVLAQIHAALSSPQMLIAVWRSCQQHPAGSTLDEAQVVVAMQRIGDVWSQLFPAEQQRITRLLIERVQLHGHGLDIVWREDGWIGFGADISTHPLIEESQERVEEALA encoded by the coding sequence ATGAGCTCAGTGCGTCGAAATCAAACTCCCGCAGTCACACCAAAGAAGCGCTGCGCCGTCTACACCCGCAAGTCCACTGACGAAGGCCTCGATCAGGAATACAACAGCCTCGAGGCACAGCGTGATGCAGGCTTGGCCTTCATTGCAAGCCAACGGCATGAAGGCTGGATAGCTGTCGACGACGGATACGACGACGGCGGCTACTCTGGTGGCAACATGGAACGGCCCGGGTTGCGCCGCCTGATGATCGACATCGAGGCGGGGAAGATCGATACCGTGGTCGTCTACAAAATCGACCGCCTCACGCGCAGCCTGCCGGACTTCGCAAAGCTGGTCGAGGTTTTCGACCGCAACGGCGTCTCCTTTGTCGCAGTCACGCAGCAGTTCAACACCACCACATCGATGGGGCGATTGACGCTCAACATCCTTTTGTCATTCGCGCAGTTCGAACGCGAGGTCACCGGCGAACGCATCCGCGACAAGATCGCCGCCAGCAAGGCCAAGGGCATGTGGATGGGCGGAGTCCCGCCTCTTGGATACGACGTGGTCGAACGCAAGCTCGTCATCAATGAACGTGAAGCCGCGCTGGTGCGTGACATCTTCCGCCGCTATGCCGAGCACGGCTCGGCTGCGCGACTCGTCCGCGAACTGGAAATCGAAGGGCATACCACCAAAGCATGGGTCACCCAGTCCGGCCGGGAGCGATTGGGGCGCAGCATCGATCAGCAGTACCTCTTTACCTTGCTGCGTAACCGCATTTACCTCGGTGAAATCTGCAATCACGAGACGTGGTACTCGGGCCAGCACGACCCCATCATTACTCAAGAATTGTGGGACGCGGCACACGCCTTCATTGAGAGGCGAAAGCAGGCACCGCGCGAACACCGAGCCAAGCATCCGGCACTGCTGGCGGGACTTCTGTTTGCACCGGATGGCCAACGCATGTTGCACTCCTTCGTCAAAAAGAAAAATGGTCGGCAGTACCGCTACTACGTGCCTTACCTGCACAAGCGGCGCAACGCCGGTGCCAGCCTGGCTCCACATACTCCGGACGTGGGCCACCTGCCAGCCGCCGAGATCGAAGATGCCGTGTTGGCGCAAATCCATGCTGCGCTCTCATCGCCGCAAATGCTGATCGCAGTGTGGAGATCCTGCCAGCAGCATCCGGCGGGGTCGACGCTGGACGAGGCACAGGTGGTGGTTGCCATGCAGCGCATCGGTGACGTGTGGTCGCAACTGTTCCCCGCCGAGCAGCAACGGATCACACGGCTGTTGATCGAACGCGTGCAACTACACGGGCACGGACTGGATATCGTTTGGCGGGAGGACGGTTGGATCGGATTCGGTGCGGATATCAGCACGCATCCCTTGATCGAAGAGTCCCAGGAGCGTGTCGAGGAGGCTTTGGCATGA
- a CDS encoding DUF2924 domain-containing protein: MTAHATSPTPASVAARVAAIPHLSMDDLWALWDDHFDERPNHHHRVWLESRLAYRMQERAFGGLKPSLRKKLEEVGETGILPKQLRGDSQRLLPGTVLTRIYDDIEHRVLVRGSNDFEYQGQRFKSLSAVAKRITGSHWSGPVFFGLKAPASKKGAV; this comes from the coding sequence ATGACAGCACACGCAACCTCACCAACGCCTGCCTCAGTCGCCGCCCGCGTCGCGGCTATTCCCCATCTTTCGATGGATGATCTTTGGGCTCTCTGGGACGACCATTTCGATGAACGGCCAAATCACCACCATCGGGTCTGGTTGGAAAGTCGCCTGGCCTACCGGATGCAAGAGCGCGCGTTTGGCGGTTTGAAACCGTCACTGCGCAAGAAGCTTGAGGAGGTTGGCGAAACCGGCATCTTGCCCAAGCAACTGCGCGGCGATAGCCAACGCCTACTGCCCGGTACCGTCCTGACACGCATCTACGACGACATTGAACATCGTGTGCTGGTGCGCGGATCGAATGATTTCGAGTACCAGGGGCAACGCTTCAAGAGCCTGTCCGCTGTAGCCAAACGCATCACGGGCAGTCACTGGTCAGGTCCGGTGTTCTTTGGCTTGAAGGCACCAGCTTCGAAGAAGGGGGCGGTATGA
- a CDS encoding ImmA/IrrE family metallo-endopeptidase, with amino-acid sequence MSSTQALTGSIAASHVHKWLRAWYGSDVPEAVDLDVVRRMLPTTPYGKGVREIRPPVQFNDNAFEGMLARDSTDPALWGIAYNGTVSPERQRFTIAHELGHFILHRDQRQSFNCDKESVYSGADTIRVIEREADDFASNLLMPGDLLREWISNQRIDLHVLSALAKRFQVSFEALCIRFIKFTTQRAILVYWDNGFVKYEWRSSSAVKTRARIRRTDDPQEPLTGTLAADSTVEQEWDGTEMSAAIWCPEEAPHMKLREFKHSYTTGDRVLTLLLLESAEPRSWDRSWQDGESFDSYDQFVANGQRPVR; translated from the coding sequence ATGAGCTCAACGCAGGCACTCACAGGCTCCATCGCCGCCAGCCATGTCCATAAGTGGCTGAGAGCATGGTATGGCTCGGACGTGCCTGAGGCGGTCGATCTCGATGTCGTGCGACGAATGCTTCCGACTACACCCTACGGAAAAGGTGTTCGGGAAATCCGTCCCCCAGTGCAATTTAATGACAATGCTTTCGAGGGCATGCTGGCGCGGGACTCCACCGATCCAGCGCTTTGGGGCATCGCATACAACGGCACGGTTAGCCCCGAGCGCCAGCGTTTCACTATCGCTCACGAACTGGGTCACTTCATCCTTCACCGCGATCAGCGGCAAAGTTTCAACTGCGACAAGGAAAGCGTGTACTCCGGCGCTGACACTATCCGTGTCATCGAACGTGAGGCGGACGACTTTGCCAGCAACCTGCTGATGCCTGGCGACTTGCTGCGCGAGTGGATCTCGAACCAGCGCATCGACTTGCATGTCCTGAGCGCCCTTGCCAAGCGGTTCCAGGTGTCGTTCGAGGCGCTGTGCATTCGGTTCATCAAATTCACCACGCAGCGGGCAATCCTTGTCTATTGGGACAACGGTTTCGTGAAGTACGAATGGCGCAGCAGCAGCGCGGTCAAGACGCGCGCCCGCATTCGGCGCACTGACGATCCGCAGGAACCATTAACCGGCACCCTGGCTGCTGATTCCACCGTCGAGCAGGAGTGGGATGGCACGGAGATGTCTGCCGCGATCTGGTGCCCGGAGGAGGCACCCCACATGAAGTTGCGCGAGTTCAAGCACAGCTACACCACAGGAGATCGCGTCCTGACCCTTCTGCTACTGGAAAGTGCTGAACCACGGTCATGGGATCGGTCTTGGCAAGACGGCGAGAGCTTTGACAGCTATGACCAATTTGTCGCCAACGGCCAGCGTCCCGTTCGGTGA
- a CDS encoding helix-turn-helix transcriptional regulator: MASAFGARLRRLREAKKLTLQQVADEVGCTKAYIWELEMKDGQRPSAERVQALARVLGVTMEDIMGEPMPEAPDASPEDVIFFRTYAGMTEDEKDRVRKALKIIFPDKNLPETKG, encoded by the coding sequence ATGGCTTCAGCGTTCGGAGCACGCCTGCGACGCTTACGCGAGGCAAAGAAATTGACCTTGCAACAGGTCGCCGACGAAGTCGGCTGTACCAAGGCGTACATATGGGAACTGGAAATGAAGGACGGTCAGCGTCCCTCTGCTGAACGGGTCCAGGCCCTGGCCAGGGTGCTGGGCGTGACGATGGAGGACATCATGGGCGAGCCCATGCCAGAGGCCCCCGACGCCAGTCCCGAGGACGTGATTTTCTTTCGGACCTACGCGGGTATGACGGAAGACGAGAAGGACCGGGTCCGTAAAGCGCTGAAGATCATCTTCCCCGACAAGAATCTGCCGGAGACGAAAGGATGA